The Fusobacterium perfoetens DNA segment AAGCTATATTTTCTTCTAAGATATAAGCAAATATCACTGATATTTCTGATTTATCAAAAATAAATTCCTCTATGCTAAGTCTTATTATATCTGAGCTTATTTTTTTACCTCTCATTTTTTCAGCTAAAAAAATATTTATCACAGCAAACTCTTCATCTAATTCAAACTTAACATAACCTAAAAATTCATTTTCATCATCAGTAACTGTATATAGAGCATAGGCAGGGGATTTTATAAGAAATTTATACCATCTCTTATGATTTTCCCATTGCTCCTTCTCTTGTCCGGGATAATATTTTTCTATATAATGAGCATGTATATTTTTATATATACTCTCTATATCCTCTTCCACAGTTCCTCTCAAAAATATCAAATCATCACCAACCAATTATTTTAAAACTATTTTTAAAAATCTTTTTTTACCCATTTTTACCATTATGTAGTCTTTTTCTCCAAAAACTTCCTCAGTAATAGCATATTTTACATCAGATATTTTTTCATCATTTACAGACATACCATTTTGTTCTATAAGTCTTCTTCCTTCACTTTTATTTTTTAGAACTTTATTAACTGATAAAAATTCTGTTAATTCTACACCTAAATTTTCTCTTGAAATCTCCTTTGTTGGTACATTATCCATGTTATTTCCTGCACCGAATAGAGCTTCAGCTGCTGCTTTAGCTTTTGTAGCTTCCTCTTCACCATGAATCATCTTAGTTATTTCATAAGCTAATACAACTTTAGCTTTATTTATTTCAGCATCTTTTAATGAAGCTAATCTTCTTACTTCGTCCATTGGAATAAATGTTAAAAGTGATAGGCATTTTTCAACATCAGCGTCATCTATATTTCTCCAATATTGATAGAATTCATATGGAGTTGTTTTAGCTGGATCTAACCATAAT contains these protein-coding regions:
- a CDS encoding GNAT family N-acetyltransferase, yielding MIFLRGTVEEDIESIYKNIHAHYIEKYYPGQEKEQWENHKRWYKFLIKSPAYALYTVTDDENEFLGYVKFELDEEFAVINIFLAEKMRGKKISSDIIRLSIEEFIFDKSEISVIFAYILEENIASIKAFKKVGFVFDSLEEYKGLEHMLFIKTLE